DNA from Propionispora vibrioides:
TGCTCCAAGTGGGGTTTACCTAGCCAATCAGTCACCTGATTGCTGGTGCGCTCTTACCGCACCGTTCCATCCTTACCTGGCAAATACCAGGCGGTCTACATTTCTGTGGCACTTTCCCTGAGGTCACCCTCGCTGGACGTTATCCAGCACCCTGCCCTACGGAGCTCGGACTTTCCTCAAATACGCCCTAGTGCTCCACCAACTCTGAAACTACAATTTCTTCACAGATCTTTTTCCGTAAATTTAATTTGCAGTTTTAAAATTGGCGGAACACTAGCGCATTCGCAATCGTCTTTTTGACTCATAACAACCGGATTATTATGTTACCAGTTATTTTTGTTTATGTCAAGCCTCAATAAAAATCAAACACATCTTTAGAACAACCAGTCCCTGCCTCAATCTCGACGAACCATTTATTTTCTGTGGCCCATTGCGTTAAATAGGCGGCTAAATCAGCAACTACAGGCTGTTCCGTCGCAAAATGACCAGCATCAATAACTGTCAGTCCTGCCGCAATTGCCGCCTGAGCTTCATGATATTTTACATCGCCGGTTACCAATACATCCGCTCCGGCAGCAACTGCCTGGGCAATCAGTCCGGCCCCACTGCCGCCGCAAACAGCCACTTTGCCGACCATGTCGTCATGTTGACCGGCCACTTTCACAAAAGAAACCTCCAATGCCTGCTTAAGCAAGCAAATAAATTCCATCATACTGACCTTGTGGGGCAAATCGCCGATGCGTCCCAGTCCCTGCGGCACGCCCGGATTGAGCAGCTCATACAGATCATAAGCTACTTCTTCATAAGGGTGAGCCCGAAACATCGCCGCAAGCACCCGGTTCTTGATTTCCTCGGGCAAAACGGTTTCCAGGCGGACTTCGTCCACCTTTTCCAGTTGACCGGCTTTACCAATATAAGGATCTGTTCCCGCTAATGGCAAAAAGGTACCTGTTCCTGTTGTTTGAAAGGAACAATGACTGTATTGTCCTATATGGCCGGCTCCGGCATCGGCAATGGCGGTTCGCACTTCTTCCACATGATTCTGCGGTACGTAGACCACTAGTTTTAAAAGTTGCCCGGTTTGCTGAACAGCAAGCGGTTTTATGTTTTGGAGCGCTATTTTTTTTGCCAGACTGTCATTTACACCGCCTGCAGCAATGTCCAGATTGGTATGTGCCGCAAATACCGCGATTTCGTTTTGCAGCAGTTTGGCTAGCATGACTCCTTCCGGTTTATCGGTACGGATACTTTTCAGGGAATGAAAAATGAGCGGATGGTGAGCAATAATCATATCGATTTGATTGGTTACCGCATAATCAATGACTGACAACGTCACATCCAAAACAACCAATATCTTTTTTATCTTTTGGGAGGGGCTACCTACCAGTAAACCTACATTGTCCCACTTCTCAGCCAATTGAGCGGGAGCAAGACTATAAAGAGTATCCATAATCGCCTGACACTTCACAGACATGTACGCCACGCCTCCAACTCTTCTATTTTTTTAACAAGCCGCTGACAGCGCTCGGCGGCCTCCGTTGTTTTACTTAATTTCAGATTTTCAACTATTTTTTTATATTGTTTTATACTCTGCGTCATATGATATTCCAGCAGCGGATGCTTTTGCCGCCACAAAACCGGCCCGATCTCATACAAAAGAGGATTCATGGCAGGCATCTCACCCGGCTCAGCCGCAATAATTTCATAAAGAATATCATCTTCTACGATCAGCTCTTCCTCGCAGATGGCCCACTGATGCTTCGCCAGCCATTGACGCATTAGCGCAGCGCCGATCATCGGCTGCACCACCAGACGTTTAGCCGCTTGCACAACCGCCGGACAGGCATTAAGAATATCGGTCATGGTGGTTGCCCCCATGCCAGCAATCACTATGGTTTCCACTTCGCCAGGCTGTAAAACAGTTAAACCATCACCCAGACGCAAGGAAACACTCGACTGCAGCGAAGCCCGTTGAATCGTTTCTTGAGCAGCCAGATAAGGCCCCTGATTCACCTCGCCGGCTATGGCATGAGTAACCACACCATGCTCAACAAGATAAATGGGCAAATAAGCATGGTCTGTACCGATATCGGCTACCCCGGCTCCCGGTATAACCAACTGCGCGATGGCGGAGAGCCTCTTACTTAACGGCATATCCCATCACCTCTCCTTTTTAGTATATAACAAAATCCCGCTTTGCATAATTGGCTTTTATCCTAAATTAAAAAATGCAAAGCCTGTGCTTTGCATGTAAGTTCGTGTGGTGGGCGATGACAGGATCGAACTGCCGACATCCTGCTTGTAAGGCAGGCGCTCTCCCAGCTGAGCTAATCGCCCGATTAACAGATATTTAGAAAGTTCTTCACTACGTCCGGAACTAAACGATTCACTTAGTTTTGGCTTCGCTCCTAAAAATCCGGTTCTCTGCTTATGGTGACCCGTGGGGGAATCGAACCCCCGATACCGCCGTGAAAGGGCGGTGTCTTAACCGCTTGACCAACGGGCCATATACTATATAAATTTAGTTGGTGGGCCCACCTGGGATCGAACCAGGGACCAGCCGGTTATGAGCCGGCTGCTCTACCGCTGAGCTATAGGCCCATAAAAACAGGATTTCCAAAGAAATCCTGTTTGCTGTAACAAAAATGGCTCCTCGAGTAGGACTCGAACCTACGACCGATCGGTTAACAGCCGATTGCTCTACCAACTGAGCTATCGAGGAATGTCACCAACGAAATATATTATATACCAGTATTATAAGTTGGTCAATATTTTTCTTTAAAAGCTCATATTATTCTAAAAAGTCTTTTAGCTTCTTACTCCGGCTCGGATGCCGCAGCTTGCGGAGCGCTTTGGCCTCAATCTGACGGATACGTTCCCTGGTAACACCGAAATGTTGTCCTACTTCTTCCAGAGTACGCGCCCGGCCATCGTCTAGGCCGAATCTCAATCGCAAGACTTTTTCCTCCCGCGGGGTTAATGTCTCCAGGACTTCTTCCAACTGTTCTTTTAAAAGCATGAACGAGGCGGC
Protein-coding regions in this window:
- a CDS encoding tRNA (adenine(22)-N(1))-methyltransferase is translated as MPLSKRLSAIAQLVIPGAGVADIGTDHAYLPIYLVEHGVVTHAIAGEVNQGPYLAAQETIQRASLQSSVSLRLGDGLTVLQPGEVETIVIAGMGATTMTDILNACPAVVQAAKRLVVQPMIGAALMRQWLAKHQWAICEEELIVEDDILYEIIAAEPGEMPAMNPLLYEIGPVLWRQKHPLLEYHMTQSIKQYKKIVENLKLSKTTEAAERCQRLVKKIEELEAWRTCL
- a CDS encoding Nif3-like dinuclear metal center hexameric protein — encoded protein: MSVKCQAIMDTLYSLAPAQLAEKWDNVGLLVGSPSQKIKKILVVLDVTLSVIDYAVTNQIDMIIAHHPLIFHSLKSIRTDKPEGVMLAKLLQNEIAVFAAHTNLDIAAGGVNDSLAKKIALQNIKPLAVQQTGQLLKLVVYVPQNHVEEVRTAIADAGAGHIGQYSHCSFQTTGTGTFLPLAGTDPYIGKAGQLEKVDEVRLETVLPEEIKNRVLAAMFRAHPYEEVAYDLYELLNPGVPQGLGRIGDLPHKVSMMEFICLLKQALEVSFVKVAGQHDDMVGKVAVCGGSGAGLIAQAVAAGADVLVTGDVKYHEAQAAIAAGLTVIDAGHFATEQPVVADLAAYLTQWATENKWFVEIEAGTGCSKDVFDFY